The nucleotide window CATCTTGATGCCGAACGCCTTGTCGATGGCAAAGGCGATGTCGAGGAAGTCTAGGCTGTCGATGCCCAGATCGTCGATGGCGTGGCTCTCCGGCTTGATCGTGTCGCGCGGGATGTCGCAGGTCTCCGCGATAATGTTGGCGATCTGATCGAATGTGGAAGACATCATTAAGCCTTTGATATACTGGAGAAAATCCGGAACGGCTTGGAGGAGGCGGGTGCACGGCCCCGGAAGGCCCATTCCCTCGGCCGGAGTCGAGTGCCCGTATATCGGAGCGGGACGCCGAGTTCAATGGAGGGGGGCGAGGGGATCGGCGACCGATTTATGGGCAGGGATGGCCGGTTTGGTTCCGGAAGAGCAGTGGCCTGGATGTAGAAAGCAGGCGTAGCCCGGGTGAGCGAAGCGACCCCGGGGACAGTGTCTCCCGCATATCGCCGCGCTCATGCGGGCTACGGTTCGCCCACTCTTAGCATGAACCCATCAAAATATGCCGCAAGCTCGGCATGGCCGTCGAGCGGGAGAATATGCGCGACGTACTGGTCCGGGCGCACCACGACCATGCAGCCTTTGTCCCGATCGATGCCGCGCATCGAAAAGATGTCGTGGCCGGCCTTGAGATCTGGGCAGAACATTTTTTCGTAGTCGATCAGCCCGTAGAGTCCTTTGCGCGGGAGCAGGAGTGG belongs to Bradyrhizobium icense and includes:
- a CDS encoding acyl carrier protein — translated: MSSTFDQIANIIAETCDIPRDTIKPESHAIDDLGIDSLDFLDIAFAIDKAFGIKMPLEKWTQEVNDGKATTEQYFVLQNLADRIDELVAAKNAATGA